A portion of the Bubalus kerabau isolate K-KA32 ecotype Philippines breed swamp buffalo chromosome 1, PCC_UOA_SB_1v2, whole genome shotgun sequence genome contains these proteins:
- the LOC129625923 gene encoding transmembrane emp24 domain-containing protein 9-like, with product MSEKAASHVQLPHQQDGAKSTCFLGFLRALSEFAVSAGGTQRPSGSPGKVAGACGTRGPGPRAGPGLGWGRARAAGLALPLLLWQLLALAGGGGAFYLEVRELEEKCFIQEIPDGTVVIGNYKTELYDPAMEKYQPSPQWINLFVFVKDPENKNLLARQYGPRGSFTFTSQSPGEHEVCLHLKSIRFALFYDGKLAIHLDMQLGEHTNDYTELVANDKLTLLHLRIQQLVEQVEKIQKEQEYQRQQEERFRQTSESTNQRVLWWSILQTLILVATGIWQMQHLKSFFKAKKLV from the exons ATGTCGGAGAAAGCTGCATCCCATGTCCAG TTACCACATCAACAAGATGGCGCTAAGAGCACCTGCTTCCTTGGGTTTCTGCGAGCATTAAGCGAG TTTGCAGTCTCCGCAGGCGGGACGCAGAGACCCTCGGGCTCGCCTGGGAAAGTGGCGGGGGCCTGCGGGACACGAGGCCCTGGGCCCCGCGCCGGTCCCGGGCTGGGATGGGGCCGAGCGAGGGCAGCCGGATTGGCCCTGCCGCTGCTGCTGTGGCAGCTGCTGGCGCTGGCGGGCGGCGGGGGCGCGTTCTATCTCGAGGTCCGTGAGCTGGAGGAGAAGTGCTTCATTCAGGAGATCCCCGATGGCACCGTGGTCATAG GTAACTATAAGACCGAGCTATACGACCCTGCTATGGAAAAGTACCAGCCCTCCCCGCAGTGGATCAATTTGTTCGTGTTTGTGAAGGACCCTGAGAACAAG AATCTGCTGGCCCGTCAGTATGGCCCTCGGGGCAGCTTCACCTTCACCTCCCAGTCTCCAGGAGAGCATGAGGTCTGCCTTCACCTCAAGTCCATCCGGTTCGCCCTCTTCTATGATGGCAAACTG GCCATTCACTTGGACATGCAGTTGGGTGAACACACAAATGATTATACGGAACTTGTGGCCAATGACAAGCTGACCCTGCTGCATCTGCGCATACAGCAGCTGGTGGAGCAGGTGGAGAAGATCCAGAAGGAGCAGGAATACcagagg CAGCAAGAGGAGCGCTTCCGACAGACCAGTGAGAGCACCAATCAGAGGGTGCTCTGGTGGTCCATCCTGCAGACCCTCATCCTTGTGGCCACCGGCATCTGGCAGATGCAGCACCTCAAGAGCTTCTTTAAAGCCAAGAAGTTGGTGTAA
- the LOC129630898 gene encoding elongation factor 1-alpha 1-like yields the protein MGKEKTHINIVVIGHVDSGKSTTTGRLIYKCSGIDKRTIEKFDKEAAEMGKGSFKYAWVLDKLKAEREHGITIDISLWKFETSKYYVTIIDAPGHRDVIKNMITGTSQADCAVLIVAVGVGEFEAGISKNGQTREHALLAYILGVKQLIVGVNKMDSTEPPYSQKRYEEIVKEVSTYIKKIGYNPDTVTFVPISGWNGDNMLEPSANMPWFKGWKFTCKDSNASGTTLLEALDCILPPTLPTDKPLRLPLQDVYKIGGIGTVPVGRVETGVLKPGMVVTFAPVNVTTEVKSVEMHHEALSEALPGDNVGFNVKNMSVKDVRRGNVAGDSKNDPPVEAAGFTAQVIVLNHPGQISAGYAPVLDCHTAHIACKFAELKEKIDRRSGKKLEDGPKFLKSGDAAIVDMVPGKPMCVESFFDYPPLGRFAVRDMRQTVAVGVIKAVDKKAAGAGKVTKSAQKAQKAK from the coding sequence atgggaaaggagaagaCCCACATCAACATCGTTGTCATTGGGCACGTGGATTCAGGGAAGTCTACCACGACTGGCCGTCTGATCTACAAATGTAGCGGGATCGACAAGAGAACAATTGAAAAGTTCGACAAGGAGGCTGCCGAGATGGGAAAGGGCTCCTTCAAATATGcctgggtcttggacaaacttaAAGCTGAACGTGAGCATGGTATCACCATTGATATCTCCCTGTGGAAATTTGAGACCAGCAAGTACTATGTTACCATCATTGATGCCCCAGGACACAGAGACGTCATCAAAAACATGATTACAGGCACATCCCAGGCTGACTGTGCTGTCCTGATTGTTGCTGTTGGTGTTGGTGAATTTGAAGCCGGTATCTCCAAGAACGGGCAGACCCGTGAGCATGCCCTTCTGGCTTACATCCTGGGTGTGAAACAACTAATTGTTGGCGTTAACAAAATGGATTCCACTGAGCCACCCTACAGCCAGAAGAGATACGAAGAAATTGTTAAGGAAGTCAGCACCTACATTAAGAAAATTGGCTACAACCCTGACACAGTAACATTTGTGCCAATTTCTGGCTGGAATGGTGATAACATGCTGGAGCCAAGTGCTAACATGCCATGGTTCAAGGGATGGAAATTCACCTGTAAGGACAGCAATGCCAGTGGAACCACCCTGCTTGAAGCTCTGGATTGCATCCTGCCACCAACTCTCCCAACTGACAAACCCTTGCGTTTACCCCTCCAGGATGTCTATAAAATTGGTGGTATTGGTACTGTCCCTGTGGGTCGAGTGGAGACTGGTGTTCTCAAACCTGGCATGGTGGTCACCTTTGCTCCAGTCAATGTAACAACTGAAGTGAAGTCTGTAGAAATGCACCATGAAGCATTGAGTGAAGCCCTTCCTGGGGACAATGTGGGCTTCAATGTCAAGAACATGTCTGTCAAAGATGTCCGTCGTGGCAATGTGGCTGGTGACAGCAAAAATGATCCACCCGTGGAAGCTGCTGGCTTCACAGCTCAAGTGATTGTTTTGAACCATCCAGGCCAAATCAGTGCTGGATATGCACCTGTGCTGGATTGTCACACAGCTCACATTGCTTGCAAGTTTGCTGAGCTGAAGGAGAAGATTGATCGTCGTTCTGGGAAAAAGCTGGAAGATGGCCCTAAATTCTTGAAATCTGGTGACGCTGCCATCGTTGATATGGTTCCTGGCAAGCCCATGTGTGTCGAGAGCTTCTTTGATTATCCTCCCCTGGGCCGTTTTGCTGTGCGTGACATGAGACAGACAGTCGCTGTGGGTGTCATCAAAGCAGTGGACAAGAAGGCAGCTGGAGCTGGCAAGGTCACCAAGTCTGCCCAGAAAGCTCAGAAGGCTAAATGA
- the LOC129630906 gene encoding transmembrane emp24 domain-containing protein 9: MAAERSLWVVGLCPGSRLGRVVRVLLLLLWFAARGGALYFHIGETEKKCFIEEIPDETMVIGNYRTQLYDKQREEYQPATPGLGMFVEVKDPEDKVILARQYGSEGRFTFTSHTPGEHQICLHSNSTKFSLFAGGMLRVHLDIQVGEHANDYAEIAAKDKLSELQLRVRQLVEQVEQIQKEQNYQRWREERFRQTSESTNQRVLWWSILQTLILVAIGVWQMRHLKSFFEAKKLV, translated from the exons ATGGCTGCCGAGCGGAGCTTGTGGGTCGTCGGGCTCTGCCCTGGGTCCCGGTTGGGTAGGGTCGTTCGGGTCCTCCTCCTACTGCTGTGGTTTGCGGCCCGCGGAGGCGCACTGTACTTCCACATTGGGGAGACGGAAAAAAAGTGCTTTATTGAGGAGATTCCGGACGAGACCATGGTTATAG GAAACTACCGGACGCAGCTGTATGACAAACAGCGAGAGGAGTACCAGCCGGCCACCCCTGGGCTTGGCATGTTCGTGGAGGTTAAAGACCCAGAGGATAAA GTTATCCTGGCCCGGCAGTATGGCTCTGAAGGCAGATTCACCTTCACCTCCCATACCCCTGGCGAGCATCAGATCTGTCTTCACTCCAATTCCACCAAGTTCTCTCTCTTTGCTGGAGGCATGCTG AGAGTTCACCTGGACATCCAGGTAGGTGAACATGCCAACGACTATGCAGAAATTGCTGCCAAAGACAAATTGAGTGAGCTGCAGCTACGAGTGCGACAGCTGGTCGAGCAAGTGGAGCAGATCCAGAAAGAGCAGAACTACCAGCGG TGGCGAGAGGAACGCTTCCGGCAGACCAGCGAGAGCACCAACCAAAGGGTGCTGTGGTGGTCCATCCTGCAGACCCTCATCCTTGTAGCCATCGGTGTCTGGCAGATGAGACACCTCAAGAGTTTCTTTGAAGCCAAGAAGCTGGTGTAG